A stretch of Spirosoma oryzicola DNA encodes these proteins:
- a CDS encoding DUF6624 domain-containing protein, which produces MRLHLYATIIGLGLCFGQPSWAQTLYAIQDTAYIGAVERALAYLQKGQCEPCLTTYQKAFTIAQKSALSTMRAALCAFQCKQYDLAKSYIQRATDIDYAIAEETWYDQQTAPEFDLVRSSGMKELAEEVFIKKDAQLGLNQALKQQLITIYTTDQRPRSRVDSLIRSYGMNSPQMQQLWQQIHQVDSTNLARIEQIINQYGYPGKRLVGSKQGNTAWLVIQHSPLSVQEKYFPLMQQAAKEGEMQKSNLALLTDRIRLAKGQQQLYGTQVIGDSTGKKSFGPIEDEANVNKRRAEVGLGPIEEYAKQFGLDYKPVNH; this is translated from the coding sequence ATGAGACTACATCTTTACGCAACAATTATTGGGCTGGGCCTTTGTTTTGGTCAGCCATCCTGGGCGCAGACGCTTTATGCCATACAAGACACCGCCTACATTGGTGCGGTAGAAAGGGCACTGGCTTATTTGCAGAAAGGACAATGTGAGCCCTGTCTAACTACCTATCAGAAAGCGTTCACTATCGCTCAGAAAAGCGCTTTAAGTACAATGCGGGCAGCTCTGTGCGCTTTTCAATGCAAGCAATATGACTTGGCCAAGTCCTATATTCAACGGGCCACTGATATTGATTACGCAATAGCCGAAGAGACTTGGTACGATCAGCAGACTGCGCCCGAATTTGATCTAGTACGATCCTCGGGCATGAAAGAACTAGCGGAAGAGGTGTTCATCAAAAAGGATGCTCAACTAGGTCTGAATCAAGCCCTGAAACAACAGTTAATTACTATCTACACCACCGACCAGCGACCCCGATCGCGCGTTGATTCTCTTATCCGCAGCTATGGCATGAACTCGCCCCAGATGCAACAGCTATGGCAGCAGATCCATCAAGTTGATTCGACAAATCTGGCAAGGATTGAGCAAATTATTAACCAGTACGGTTACCCTGGCAAGCGTTTAGTCGGTTCTAAACAAGGCAATACCGCCTGGTTAGTTATTCAACACTCTCCCTTGTCGGTTCAGGAAAAGTACTTTCCCTTGATGCAGCAAGCTGCCAAAGAAGGCGAAATGCAAAAATCAAACCTAGCCTTGTTAACGGACCGAATTCGGTTGGCCAAAGGGCAGCAACAGCTTTATGGTACTCAGGTCATTGGGGATAGTACCGGCAAGAAGTCGTTCGGTCCAATAGAAGACGAAGCAAATGTCAACAAACGGCGAGCTGAAGTGGGCTTAGGTCCAATAGAAGAATATGCTAAGCAGTTTGGTTTAGACTATAAACCAGTTAATCACTAG